The Saprospiraceae bacterium genomic interval CCGTATCCAAGTCAGGAAATCAGACCCGATAAAGTCCAGAGTACTTACCTCGACATTGGTACCGGTTTGCTTTATTTTAATCCCTATTTCAATATTGGCTTTTCGGCCAAACACATCAACAGTCCGGCCAATGACATCATCAAGGTGAACAGCTCCTCTTATAGTGGAATTCCCATCCGATGGGTCCTTCATGGAAGTGCGCGTTTGCCCGTATCGGGAAGTTCTGCGAAGGCCACATACTTAAGTCCATCCATCCTTTTTGCCCGGCAATCTGAATTTTTACAGATCAATGCCGGAGCTCAAATTGAAATGAGCACGGTTTTTGGAGGACTGTGGTACAGGCTGGCCAGAAACAATTCGGATGCCCTTATTGCAGTGTTCGGAGTGAGAAAAGCTGCCTGGAGGTTTGCGTACAGCTTCGATTATACGACTTCTGCTTTGGGAATCAGTAGTGGAGGCAGCCATGAATTGAGCATTGGATTGCATCTCGAAGAGGTAATCAAACGAAAAACCAATATAAGTGACTGTTTTGAGGCGTTCAGGTAGAAAAAAATTCTTTTTTGTACAATAAATTCTTGTTTATCTTTGTTCCCCTAAAAAGTAAGTAGTAGGATGAAAGGCAAATTATCTCATTTAGTCTTTCTGCTGGGCTCGTTATTATTGTTAGGAGCCTGCAGTAAAAGAAGTTCAGACGAATCCTCAGCCACAGGCTGGAAGTACAATGACCCCAAATGGGGTGGATTCGAAAAAGTTGATTATCAAGGCCAAATAACCGGACCAAACCTGGTACTCATCGAGGGCGGTACCTTTACTATGGGCCTTACTGAAGAAGATGTAACCTATGAATGGAATAATATTCCCCGAAGGGTTACCGTATCATCCTTTTACATGGATGAAACCGAAGTTTCGAACATCAATTACCGGGAATACATTTACTGGTTAAACAGGGTGTATAAATCTTATCCCGAAGTGTTCCGTCAGGCACTTCCAGATACATTGGTCTGGAGAGAAGAACTTGCCTACAACGAGCCTTTTGTAGAAACCTATTTCAGATATCCTTCTTATGATGAATATCCGGTAGTAGGTGTAAGCTGGCTTCAGGCAGTAGAATATTGCAAGTGGCGGACAAACAGGGTGAATGAAATGATCCTTATTGAAAAAGGGATCCTGAACCCCAATCCTGAGCAAGTCGATGCCGATAATTTCAATACAGGCTCTTATCTGGCTGGTCAATATCAGGGCAACGTGCGTAAAAATCTGCCCGATATTCAAACCGGAGGAGAAAGACCTGTTAAATTTGAGGATGGTATCCTTCTTCCCGAGTATCGCCTTCCAACGGAAGCTGAGTGGGAATATGCTGCTTTGGCTTTGAAAGGAAAACAATCTGAAAACAAGGACGAACTCATCACCGACAGGAGAAATTTCCCCTGGGATGGTGCAGGTGCCCGTTACAAAAGAAGAGATAAATACATGGGTCAGATCCTGGCCAATTTTAAAAGATCTCATGGGGACTATATGGGTATGGCTGGAAAACTCAATGACCACGCGCATATTGCAGCTCCTGTAAAATCTTATTATCCAAACGATTTCGGTCTTTACAACATGGCAGGAAACGTATCGGAGTGGGTTACAGATTTATTCAGGCCACTAACTTCTACCAGTTTAAGGGATGTCGAAAATCACGACCTGAATCCTTTCCGCGGTAATGAATTTAAAGAGTTGATTCTGGACGAATCCGGCAACCCCGTTGAAAAAGACAGTATAGGTCAGCTGACTTATCAGATCGTTTCGGATTCTGCTGTAGAATTCCGTGAAAACTACAATAAAGGCGATGTTAAAAAATACCGCGACGACGACGATGAACTCATCAAATATCAGTATGGAAAATCTTCGTTGATCAATGAAAAATCACGCGTGTATAAAGGAGGATCCTGGGCTGATCGCTTGTTCTGGTTGTCTCCGGGAGCAAGAAGATTTAAGGATGAAGACAAATCCGACCGCACCATTGGTTTCCGTTGTGCAATGACGCGTACCGGCGGACCTGAAGGCAATGACGATGCAGGCGGACTCGAATTTAACCGAAAATTACCATCGACAAAGAGAGACTATAAATAAATAGCAGTCATTTCTAAAAAAACAATTAAACTCACGGCATTATTGGTCGTGAGTTTTTTTTTATGCCGTATTCTGAGTCATATACAAGATATCTGGAGCAAGACCGGAAGATATTTACAGACAGCAGACAGGTCATTCCCGGAGGAATATTTGTTGCTTTGAAAGGTCCCCATTTTAATGGAAACCAATTTGCTGCGGAAACCTTGTCTAAAGGTGCTGCATATGCAATCGTCGATGAAGACATCCCGGCAGTTCCGGGTATAATCCGGGTTCAGAACTGCCTTCAGGAATTGCAGGCCATGGCTGCATTCAACCGGAAAATTAATGCTGCCCGCATCATCTCCATTACCGGCAGCAATGGGAAAACCACCACCAAGGAACTGACCGAGAGAATTTTCTCATTGAAATACAACACGATTGCTACACACGGAAATTTAAACAATCACATTGGACTGCCTTTGACCCTTTTGAGAATTACTGAAGAAACAGAAGTAGCGATTGTAGAAATGGGTGCAAATAAACCCGGTGATATTGACGAACTCTGTCGCATAGCAGACCCGGATCAGGGTCTGATCACCAGCATCGGAAAAGCACATTTGGAAGGATTTGGTTCCTATGAAAATATCATAGATACCAAACTCGAACTTTTTCGATACCTGCAACAAAAAAAAGGACGATGTTATTTCAATCTGAATGACCAAGAAATTCGTAAAAAATTTTCGAATGAGGAAAATCAGCTCAGTTACGGAGATGAAAACCTGAATCCCATGTATGCAGGCAAACTTCTAAGGGAATTGCCCGATA includes:
- a CDS encoding PorP/SprF family type IX secretion system membrane protein codes for the protein MIELFRGICYFNDFRKCLILTICICLSQIQAIGQDPIFSQYYAMPMHINPGFSGISYAPRIELIYRNQWPALVASSPAYVSYAVSYDQFFEKMNSGIGFQLMADDAGAGLIKTIKGSFTYGYQTRISKDNYLRGGIELGLVQTKYGWDKFIFGDQLDPEFGAISPGGTPYPSQEIRPDKVQSTYLDIGTGLLYFNPYFNIGFSAKHINSPANDIIKVNSSSYSGIPIRWVLHGSARLPVSGSSAKATYLSPSILFARQSEFLQINAGAQIEMSTVFGGLWYRLARNNSDALIAVFGVRKAAWRFAYSFDYTTSALGISSGGSHELSIGLHLEEVIKRKTNISDCFEAFR
- a CDS encoding SUMF1/EgtB/PvdO family nonheme iron enzyme is translated as MKGKLSHLVFLLGSLLLLGACSKRSSDESSATGWKYNDPKWGGFEKVDYQGQITGPNLVLIEGGTFTMGLTEEDVTYEWNNIPRRVTVSSFYMDETEVSNINYREYIYWLNRVYKSYPEVFRQALPDTLVWREELAYNEPFVETYFRYPSYDEYPVVGVSWLQAVEYCKWRTNRVNEMILIEKGILNPNPEQVDADNFNTGSYLAGQYQGNVRKNLPDIQTGGERPVKFEDGILLPEYRLPTEAEWEYAALALKGKQSENKDELITDRRNFPWDGAGARYKRRDKYMGQILANFKRSHGDYMGMAGKLNDHAHIAAPVKSYYPNDFGLYNMAGNVSEWVTDLFRPLTSTSLRDVENHDLNPFRGNEFKELILDESGNPVEKDSIGQLTYQIVSDSAVEFRENYNKGDVKKYRDDDDELIKYQYGKSSLINEKSRVYKGGSWADRLFWLSPGARRFKDEDKSDRTIGFRCAMTRTGGPEGNDDAGGLEFNRKLPSTKRDYK
- the murF gene encoding UDP-N-acetylmuramoyl-tripeptide--D-alanyl-D-alanine ligase → MPYSESYTRYLEQDRKIFTDSRQVIPGGIFVALKGPHFNGNQFAAETLSKGAAYAIVDEDIPAVPGIIRVQNCLQELQAMAAFNRKINAARIISITGSNGKTTTKELTERIFSLKYNTIATHGNLNNHIGLPLTLLRITEETEVAIVEMGANKPGDIDELCRIADPDQGLITSIGKAHLEGFGSYENIIDTKLELFRYLQQKKGRCYFNLNDQEIRKKFSNEENQLSYGDENLNPMYAGKLLRELPDIWMEFKGMRIHSVLMGRYNYDNILSACALAFANDIALEQIKAGIESYVPGNMRSEWIEINGCKILLDAYNANPSSMQQSLKSFSEMDHPEKWLVLGEMAELGAYSEQEHKDLMKLAALGDYRKILFIGKAYESVATDDRIHFFDDREACKKWLDDHWPAASMMLIKGSRSSKLEQLIR